DNA sequence from the Raineyella sp. LH-20 genome:
TGCCTGTCCCGGTCCCTTCGACGCCCGCCTCATCGGTGTCGGCGCCGGTCGCCGCAGCGCCGGCGGTGGGCCGTCCACGTCCGGTGTCGACACCGTGCGGGTTGCGCGCCTCGTCGACCAACAGCACCGGGATCCCGTCCCGCACCGGGTAGGCCAGGCCGCACCCGTTGCCGGTGCACACCAGCTCGTTGCGATCATGGTCCACCGCCAGCGGCGCATGGCAATTCGGGCAGGCCAACACGTCCAGCAGTGCCGGGTCCAGGTCGACGGCCATCTCAGTCTCCTCGCTGCCCGCCGGCGCCGGCGGGTCGGTTGCAGTCAGTCTAGGAGTGTCCCGGGGTCCGGGAACGCCCCGCCGCGGGCCGTCGGCTCAGCCGCGGACCAGGCCGAGGACCTCATCGCGGAGCGACTCCATCGTGGCCCGGTCGGCGGCCTCGACATTGAGCCGCAGCAGCGGCTCGGTGTTCGACGGGCGCAGATTGACCCGCCAGCCGTCGCCGCGGACCGTCAGTCCGTCGATCCGGTCCTGCGCGCCGCGGCCGTCGAAGGCCTCCGCCACCACGTCCATCGACTCCTGCTGGTCGTCGACGTCGGAGTTGATCTCCCCCGAGCCGACCCGGCGGACGTACTTGGCGACGAGCTGGGACAGCGGCCGGTCGGCGTGGCCCAGCAGGGAGAGCACATGCAGGCCGGCGAGCATGCCGGTGTCGGCGAAGTAGAAGTCGCGGAAGTAGTAGTGCGCGGAGTGCTCCCCGCCGAAGATCGCGTCGTGCTCGGCCATCAGGGCCTTGACGTACGTGTGGCCGACCTTCGAGGTGACCGTGGTGCCGCCGTTCTCGGCGACGATCTCCGGCACCGACGCAGAGGTGATCGTGTTGATCACGATGGTCGCGCCGGGCTCACGGGCGAGTTCCTGCTCGGCGATCATCGCGGTGATCGCCGAGGGATCGACGACCGCGCCGGTCTCGTCGATGGCGAAGCACCGGTCGGCGTCCCCGTCGAAGACCAGGGCGAGGTCCGCGCCGGTCTCCACCACGCGGCGCTGTGCGTCGACCAGGTTCTCCGGGATCAGCGGGTTGGGCTGGTGGTTGGGGAAGGTGCCGTCCAGGTCGCCGTACAGCACGTCGAGGTCCAGATTGAGTGGTCCGAGGACGCTCGGGGCGGTGTGGCCGGCCATGCCGTTGCCGGCATCGACGACGACCTTGAGCCGTCGGATGTCGTCGAGCTTCACCAGCGAGTGCAGGTGGGCGGCGTACTCGGCCAGGAAGTCCTGCTCGCGGACCGATCCCCCGGTCTGCGCGGCCGTGGCGATGGCCGCCATGTCGAGGCCGGCCGCGTCCAGTGACTGGGCGTCATGCTTCAGCTGCAGCAGGAACTCGGGGGTGACCGGGCGGGCGCCGGCCAGGCAGAACTTCACCCCGTTGTAACGGGCCGGATTGTGCGACGCGGTGAAGGTGATCCCCGGCAGGTCGAGGTGTCCGGACACGAACCACAACTCGTCGGTCGAGGTGAGGCCGGCGACCACCACCCGGGCCCCCTCACTGCGGGCGCCGGTGATGAACGCCGCGGAGAAGTCCGGGCCGCTGGTCCGCATGTCACGCCCGACGACGAACTCGACCGGACCGTCGTCCGTCCCCTTCATCAGTCGGGCGTACGCGACCCCGAGCGCGGTGGCACCGGCGGTGTCCCATTCCGGGCTGTCGCCCGAGGTCACTCCGCGGATGTCGTTGGCCTTGAAGATCTGATCCTGAAGCATCGTCGGCGATCCTATCCCCTTCCGAGACCCGGATCGGCCCGGGTCGCGTCGAGTCTGTGCTGTCCTGACACGCCCCGTCCCGCGTTGCGATCCGGTGCACTCCGGACGGTCGGCACCGGATCAGGACAGGCCGGCACCGCGCGGGATCGGCTCAGGACGGCCGCGACCCCCGGGTGCGGGTCGTCGGTCCCGGGGCGGCGTCGCCGGAGTCCTTCAGCATGGTCAGGTGTCCCTTGTGGGCCACCTCGCGGACGTCGCTGCGTTCAGCGAAGTCACCCGGGCCGACGGCCTCGTCCTCGGCCAGGCCCACCCGGCGGATGGCATCCGCCAGCGCCATCAGATCGTCGGTGTCAGGCTGCTCGGGCTGACCGGTGAGCGGCAGCCGGATCACGTCCCACCCGCGCGGCACCGACAGGCGCTGCGAGTGTTCCAGGCACAGGTCGTACGCTGCCGGTTCGGAGCGCGCCGAGAGCGGCCCCAGCACGACCTGCTGATCCGCGTACGCGAACGTCAGAGTCGCCACCGCCGATCGGCCGCAGCCCGATCGCGTACACCGCCTGGTCGTCACCCCACGAACGGTACTCCCCCGCCGCTGCGGTCCCCGGGAAGGCAGCGACCTCGTGTCGCAGCCCACACCTGCCGCACCCACCAGGTCCCCGACTATCCTGTCCGGCATGTCCGACTCCTGGCATCGCTCCCGCCGACGGGACCGGCACGGGCGCGGCATCCGCGGCCCGCTCGCATTGCCCAACCCCTGGACGGGACGGCCGGTCCGCGCGCCGCAGGCCCCCGATGACCGGGAGTTCTTCGCCACCGCCCTGGCGGAGGCGATCGCCGCGATCGCCGCCAACCACCCGCGGGTGCTGGAC
Encoded proteins:
- the manB gene encoding phosphomannomutase/phosphoglucomutase (converts mannose-6-phosphate to mannose-1-phosphate; the resulting product is then converted to GDP-mannose by ManC which is then used in the synthesis of mannose-containing glycoconjugates that are important for mediating entry into host cells) is translated as MLQDQIFKANDIRGVTSGDSPEWDTAGATALGVAYARLMKGTDDGPVEFVVGRDMRTSGPDFSAAFITGARSEGARVVVAGLTSTDELWFVSGHLDLPGITFTASHNPARYNGVKFCLAGARPVTPEFLLQLKHDAQSLDAAGLDMAAIATAAQTGGSVREQDFLAEYAAHLHSLVKLDDIRRLKVVVDAGNGMAGHTAPSVLGPLNLDLDVLYGDLDGTFPNHQPNPLIPENLVDAQRRVVETGADLALVFDGDADRCFAIDETGAVVDPSAITAMIAEQELAREPGATIVINTITSASVPEIVAENGGTTVTSKVGHTYVKALMAEHDAIFGGEHSAHYYFRDFYFADTGMLAGLHVLSLLGHADRPLSQLVAKYVRRVGSGEINSDVDDQQESMDVVAEAFDGRGAQDRIDGLTVRGDGWRVNLRPSNTEPLLRLNVEAADRATMESLRDEVLGLVRG
- a CDS encoding DUF3499 family protein, coding for MATLTFAYADQQVVLGPLSARSEPAAYDLCLEHSQRLSVPRGWDVIRLPLTGQPEQPDTDDLMALADAIRRVGLAEDEAVGPGDFAERSDVREVAHKGHLTMLKDSGDAAPGPTTRTRGSRPS